GAGATGGAACACCGTTGGGTGGCTGTAGCACAGGAATGAGAGTAAGATAACGACCATGCGAATCGACGCTCTTTCTCTGCAAAACTTCTGCTGCTTCGAGAATCGGCAGTTTCAACTGGCCGAGCGATTCAACCTGCTCATCGGCGACAACGGTTCGGGTAAAACCTCGATTCTGGATGGCCTGGCGGTCGGGCTCGGTTCCCTGTTCCTGGGCCTCCGGGAACGAATCGCCGCCCGGCCCATCCACCGCGAGGAAATTCGCTTTCGTCCACTCACCGCGGGCGAAACCCACACCCGCGAAGAGCAATTCCCCGTGGTCGTTTCGTGCGACGGGGTCGTCAACGGGCAGTCCGGCACGTGGCGCCGGGAACTGAAGGCGGCCGATAGCCACACTACGCGGCAGGACGCCAAATGGATCGAGTCGGTCGCGCTGACCCTGGACGAGCATGTTCGCGGCGGACGGGCGATCGTCTTACCCGTCATATCGTACTACGGCACGGGCCGGCTCTGGTACCAGAAGCGACCAAAGGCGATTGACCCGCTATCTCCGGCCTCGCGGTTTCAAGGGTATCGCGACTGTCTCGATCCGGCCTCGGACGAGAAGCGCTTACTGGCGTGGTTTAAGACTCAGGAGATTCAATCCCTCCAACAAAAGAAGTCGATCGGGGTACTGGAGGCCGTGCGTCAGGCGATTCTGGCGTGCGTCGAGGGCGCGACCCACGTGTGGTTCGATGTCGCCCAAGACGAGTTACTCTTGCGCTTCCCCGACCGCGTAGTCCCGATTTACTACCTCAGCGACGGCTACCGTAACATGCTCGCGATGGTCGCGGACATCGCGATCCGCTGCGCCACACTCAATCCGGCGATGAAAAAGCAGGCGATCCGCGACACCCCGGGCGTCGTTCTGATTGACGAGATCGATCTCCACCTGCACCCCAAATGGCAGCGGCGCGTGGTAACGGACTTGCTCGCGGCGTTCCCGAAGATCCAGTTCGTCGCCACGACGCATTC
The Fimbriiglobus ruber genome window above contains:
- a CDS encoding AAA family ATPase, whose protein sequence is MRIDALSLQNFCCFENRQFQLAERFNLLIGDNGSGKTSILDGLAVGLGSLFLGLRERIAARPIHREEIRFRPLTAGETHTREEQFPVVVSCDGVVNGQSGTWRRELKAADSHTTRQDAKWIESVALTLDEHVRGGRAIVLPVISYYGTGRLWYQKRPKAIDPLSPASRFQGYRDCLDPASDEKRLLAWFKTQEIQSLQQKKSIGVLEAVRQAILACVEGATHVWFDVAQDELLLRFPDRVVPIYYLSDGYRNMLAMVADIAIRCATLNPAMKKQAIRDTPGVVLIDEIDLHLHPKWQRRVVTDLLAAFPKIQFVATTHSPFIIQSLVPKDGIKLLNLDKPEADDFADKSVEDIAENVQGVDVPSRSLRYQDMMETAEQYYRTLRRTDTVEPEQLEQLKDRLDELASRFSDDPAYHAILKVEREARLGQNGVHNAPR